AACATGTGATTCACACAGTCGGCCCTGTCTGGCGCGACGGCAAGCACAACGAGCCGGAATTACTCGCCTCATGTTATCGTAATTCTCTCAACCTCGCGAAGGAACACGGCCTCAAAACCATCGCTTTTCCGTCCATCTCCACCGGTGTCTACAGATTTCCCATCGAATTAGCAGCACCGATAGCCTTTAAGATGGCGCAGGAATTTATCACTCAGAGCCCCAACGCCTTAGAGAAAATCATCTTCGTCCTTTTCTCCGCGCAGGATCTGCGGGTTTATGATAGTATATATTAGGAAGGAGAATTAAAAAAATGGATCAGATAATTCAGAGGGGTAAAATATGAAACATCCACGAAGTCTTACGCTTAAACTTAAGAGTACGCCTATAGAAGTCAAAAATTACTTGAACGAACTTGAAAAAGAAAATGCCAGTCTTCAAAGAAATATTGCTAAATATCAGGTAAAAAATTTAACTTAACAAAACGAAATAAAGGCGCTTAAGAAAATGCGACCGACTCCATCAGAATATGTAATTCGTCATATAAGTGAAAAATAAGGTGACAGTATACTTAATTCCCTAGTCACCCTTCCTCAAAAGGAAAGATAAATTTCTAGCTTGCTATGACGACCAGGCAATCTGGTGAGCAAAGAGCCGATTTATGACGCAGGGCCGATATATCGGCCCGAGTAATAAAGAAAGGCCGAGCGAACCGATTGACTGGTCGTCGAGTGAATTACTTGTGACAGCTACCTAATTCACCCCACCCAGAAGAGGGAATCAGGAAGCAGTCACCGTAATTCACCGATTATTCATTGACACCCGCCGCTATTTAAGGTATAATCTCCCGAAATCCGTAATTCCCAATAAAATAAGAGAAGGAGTGTTTCTATGTACGCCGTAATAATGACAGGCGGGAAGCAATATAAGGTCGAAAAGGGCGCGACGATCACGGTCGAGCGCCTGACGCATCCCGAAAAAGACAAAGAAGTTACGATAAAAGAAGTGCTCATGGTCCATGACGGCAAGGAAGTCAAGTTCGGCAAGCCTTTCCTCAAGGACGCCAAGGTGGTCGCGGACGTCGTATCCGACTTCAGGGGCAAGAAGCTGATGTCCTATAAATACAGAAGGCGGAAGGACTCGCACTGGAAGAAGGGCCACCGCCAGGAGTTGACGAAACTTAAGATAAAAGAGATAAAGGTTTAGGAGGAGACGATGGCTCATCATAAAGGACAAGGTTCAACAAGAAACGGCCGGGACAGCAATTCCCAGAGGTTAGGATTAAAGGCTTCAGGCGGGCAGAAGGTCACAGCCGGAAGCATTATAATAAGGCAGCGCGGGACCCCGTTTAAAGCGGGCATCAATGTCGGCAAGGGCAAAGACGACACGCTTTTCGCCTTAAAAGACGGAATTGTAACTTTCAAGTCCAAGACAGTCAGCATCCTGCCACAATAACAAGAAGCCGAAAGCCAAGGTGTTTGTAGATACCGCGAAGATCGAGGTCAAAGCAGGCCACGGCGGCGACGGTTGCTCGAGTTTGTATAAGGACAGGTATTCCCGTTACCCGGTCATGAACGGCGGGCCGGGCGGCAACGGCGGCAACGTCGTAATACGCGCGAACGAGAACATACACACCCTCCTGGACTTCCAATTCCGCAGGCATTTCAAGGCCCACAAAGGCGAGAACGGCTCATCCAATAACAGGAACGGAAAGACCGGGGAGGACTGCGTCATCGAGGTCCCGGTCGGGACTATCGTCGCGGATTTTAATAAGGGACATGTCTTAAGGGACCTGACCGCATCAGGAGAGAGTTTTATCGTCGCCAAAGGCGGCCTCGGCGGCCGAGGCAACGCCTGTAAAAAACCCGCGGCACCGGGCGAGCCCGGCGAAGAGAAGATACTCTCGCTCGAGCTGAAATTGATAGCCGATTGCGGGCTTCTCGGTTTTCCGAACGCCGGCAAATCTTCGCTCATCTCGTTCATCTCCAAAGCCAAGCCGAAGATCGCGGCGTACCCGTTCACTACGTTACAGCCGGTGCTCGGCATAGTCGAATATGATGACGGCCGCCATTTTAAGATAGCCGATATCCCGGGCCTGATCGAAGGAGCGCATGAAGGCAAAGGGCTCGGCCATAAGTTCCTTAAGCATATCGACCGCACAAAAATACTGGTGCATATTATTGACATGGCCGGGGTGGACGGCAGGGACCCGCTCGAGGATTACAAGATATTAAATAACGAATTGAAGCAATACGGCGCAAGCGCGGAGAAGAAACCGCAGATTTTAGTCGCCAACAAGATGGATATCGCCGCGGCGAAAAAGAACCTAAAAAGGTTTAAAGAAAAAATAAAAAAGGATATAATACCTATATCGGCAAAGACCGGCGACGGCACAGAGGAACTCGTTGAATTGATAGTGGAAAAACTGGATAAGACAGGATGAGGGAAAAATATCTTTCAAATTTGAAACTCGTAGTAGTCAAGGTCGGGACGTCTACATTGACGTCCAAGACCTCGCCCATGGACAGAAGCTCCATAAAGAGCATCTCCAGGCAGGTCTGCGAACTGCGCGATAAGGGAATAAAGGTCGTCCTCGTAAGCTCGGGCGCTATCGGCGCGGGCATGCACCTTCTGGGGCTTAAGTCCCGTCCGAAGACGCTCGAACACCTCCAGGCGGCCGCGGCGATAGGCCAGGCCCAGCTTATGAAGGCATATGACGAGTATTTCAAGGACCACGGCCGCAAGGTCGCGCAGGTGCTTTTGACGCGCGACGACCTCGAGGAGAGGAAGAGATACACGAGCGTAAAGAACACGATACACACCATTCTTGAATACGGCGCCGTCCCTATCATCAACGAGAACGACACAGTCTCGGTCGACGAGATAAAATTCGGCGATAACGACACGCTCGCGAGCCTCGTGGCGAAATTGCTCGGGGCGGACCTGCTCATACTCCTTTCCGACGTCGACGGCCTCTACTGCCACATGGAAAATAAGGAAGTCATCGATGTGGTCGAGGAGATAGACGGCGGCATAGAAAAACTCGCCTGCGGCACCGACAAGGAGACATGCGTCGGCGGGATGTCGACTAAGATAAAGGCCGCGAAGACGGCCACCGAAGCCGGCATTCCCATGGTCATAGCCAACGGAAAGACCGAAGATATCCTGACCAGGATCGTAAACAAGGAAAAGGTCGGGACCGTATTTATTCCCCGGAAGAGGAGCCAGTCCTAGATGAGCGGCTTGAAAAACGATATGATTGCTATTGCCCGGGACGCGAAGAAGGCGTCTCTCCTCATGGGCCATATCTCATCCGCGGTAAAAGAGAAGGCGCTGCTCGCGATGGCGGACGGGCTCGAGGAGAACAAGTCCGCCGTATTTGCCGCGAACAAAAAGGACGTGAAAGCGGCCGCGGCGAAGAAATTAAGCCCGGCGTTCATAGACCGGCTCACATTGAACGAGAAACGTATAAAGTCCATGGCCGCATCCCTTCGCCAGGTCGCCTCCCAGCATGACCCGATCGGCGAGGTGATAAAAATGTGGACGCGCCCGAACGGCTTATGGATAGGGAAATTAAGGGTGCCGCTCGGCGTGATCGGCGTCATATATGAATCGCGGCCGAATGTCACGGCCGATTGCATAGGGCTATGCCTTAAGGCGGGGAACTGCGCGATATTGCGCGGCGGGAGCGAGGCTATAAATTCAAATATCGCCATCTTCGATATCCTTAACGGCGCGGCAAAAGAGAACGGTATACCTGACGGGGCTATCAGCCTGGTGAAGACGACCGACAGGAAGGCCGTCCATATACTCCTGACTTTAAGCGATTACGTCGACCTGATAATACCCCGCGGAGGCGAGAGCCTGATAAAGGAAGTCGCCCAACGTTCGAAGATCCCCGTCCTCAAGCACTATAAGGGGATATGCCACGTCTATGTGGACGAGGACGCGGACCTCAATATGGCTGAGAAGATATGCTTCAACGCCAAGGTCCAGAGGCCTTCGGTCTGCAACGCGATGGAGACCCTCCTGGTAAACGAGGACGTCGCGGCGAGGTTTTTGCCTTCGATGGCAAAGAAATACAAAGAGGCGGGCGTCGAGATAAGGGGCTGCCCTATGACCCGGAGGATCGTCAAAGGGATAAAGGCCGCAACCGAGAAAGATTGGTCGACCGAATACCTCGGCCTGATAATTTCGATAAAGGTCGTCAAGGGCCCGCATGAGGCGATCGAGCATATAAACAAATACGGCACGAAACTCTCGGATGCCATCGTGACCGAGAATTACCATAACGCGGTCGAGTTCCTCCGCAAGGTCGACTCGGCTGCGGTCTATGTCAACGCCTCGACGCGTTTTACCGACGGCGGCGAGTTCGGGTTCGGCGCCGAGATAGGCATCTCGACCGACAAGTTCCACGCCCGCGGCCCTGTCGGGGTAGAGGAACTCACAAGTTACAAATATATAATCTACGGCGACGGGCAGGTAAGGGAGTGACATCATGCGTATAGGCATACTCGGCGGCACGTTCAATCCCATCCACGTCGGCCATCTCGTCCTGGCCGAAGAGGCGAGGGAGAAGCTCAACCTCGATAAGGTGATATTCGTCCCGGCGTATATACCGCCTCATAAGAAGGACGAGGAGCTCGCCGAGCCGAACGACAGGTTCAAGATGGTTGAGCTGGCGCTTAGGGGTAATTCGGATTTCGAGGTATCGTCGTTCGAAATCGACGCGAAGACGACTTCTTATTCGGTGGAGACACTGAAGGCCTTCAAGCAGAAATACGGCGAGGAGACCAAGCTCTTTTTTATAACCGGCGCGGATTCACTGGGCGAGATATATTCATGGAAAGAGATCGACCAGATATTCAAGCTTTCGAATTTCATCGTGGCCAACCGCCCGGGATACGACATAGGGAACGTCCCGAACGGCATCGATGTTGTCACGATCACTTCGCTGGAGATCTCATCTTCCCTTATAAGGAAGAAGCTAAGGGAAGACAAGTCGATAAGGTATCTTGTCCCCGAACCCGTAAGGGAATATATAATAGCCCGAAGGCTTTACAGATAACGGAGGAAGACGATGAGGAACTATTACGTTACGCCTGAAGGCAGGCTCCGCAAGGATATACCCGTCGAGGAATTCCGCCAGGCCCTGGCGGCGGAGAAATCGTTGCTTTGGGTGGATATGGAAGCCCTCGAGGACGACGATATAGAGATACTGATGGACGTATTCGGCCTCCACCCGCTGACCATAGAGGACTGCATAATGGTCAACGCCAGGCCGAAAGTCGAGGATTTCCAACACTACCTCTCCCTCGTGACCCAGGGCGTAAGGACAAACGACGAGACGAAGAAGATAGAGGTCTTTGAGGTGGATTTTTGCCTCGGGAAGAACTATCTTATAACCGTCCATACCGACGCGATCAAGCCTATAACCCTTAACCTCGAGAGGGTCGATAAAGGTTCGCCTATAATAAAAAGGGGCGGAGATTTCCTCATGTGCTCCATACTGGAGTCGCTCGCTGACAGCTATTATCCCCTCGTCGACCAGTTCGACAAGCGGGTCGATGAGATGGAAGCGGAGCTCTTCAAGGACCCCACGACAAAGACCTTCAACCAGATATACAGGCTCAAGAACGACACAATGCTCCTGCGCCGGACGATAGGCCCGCAGGCCGACATCTTCTCCATCATGACCCGCGGGGACTTCCCGCTCATCCTGCCGGCCAATTACGTATATTACAGGAACGTCTTCGACCACCTGGTGAGGATAAATGATATCGTCGGCACCTCGCGCGATATCGTCACAGGCGCGCTCGAGGCATACGTATCCATCGTCTCAAACAGGCTGAACGAAGTAATGAAGGTCCTGACTCTCCTGGCCACTGTTATGATGCCGTTCATAGTCATCCCGAGCATCTACGGCATGAACCTGAAGTTCCTGCCTTTTTCTCAGCATGAGAACGGCCTCTTCTTCATACTGGCATTCACCCTCGCGTTGACTGTAATCATGGTTTTATACCTGAAGAATAAGAAATGGTTATGATAAACGAGCTTAAGGTATTCTGGCCGCTCCTGATAGCGATAGGAGTCCTGTTGGTCCTGTCGGCTTTCTTTTCTATGTCGGAGACGGCGCTCATATCCTTGAACAAGATACGTTTGCGCCATTTGATGTCAAAGGGAAACAAGAAGGCGAAGCTGGTATACTCCCTCATCTCCAATCCCGACCGTTTTATCACAGGGATACTCGTGGGGAACAATATCGTTAATACCGCGATATCAGTCCTCATCGCCTTTGTGCTCATACGTATATTCGGGGAAGACGTGGGAATGGTGCTCGCCACCGTAATAGGCGCTACCCTCCTCGTGGTCTTCGGCGAGATAATCCCGAAGGTCTTCGCTGTGCAGCACTCGGAGAAGACCTCGCTGGGACTTGCCGTCCCGCTGAAATTCGTCCTTGCGGTCCTGGCGCCTGTCGCCCGTATCTTTTACGGCCTCGGCAACGGCATAATCAAGGCCTTCGGCGGCGAGCCGAAGCGTGCCCCGCTCATCACCGAGGAGGAGATAAGGCTCATGATAGAGCTGGGCAAGGAAGAAGGCGTCCTCGGCGATGAGGAGCGCAAGATGCTCCACAGGATATTCGAGTTCGGCGATACGCTCGTCAGCGAAGTCATGATCCCGAAAGAGAAGATAATAGGAATAGACGTCGATGCCTCGGCCGAGGAGCTGCTCGATCTCCTGGTGGAAGAAGGCCACGCGAGGGTGCCGGTCTATAAGGGCTCGATCGACCGTATAGAAGGGATCCTCTACGCGCGGGACCTTCTCTATATCTGGCAGAACAAAGGCCTGGTCATAATACCGGACCTGCTGCACCAGCCGTATTTCATACCGAAGAACAAACGTGTCAGCGATTTGCTTAAGGATTTCCAGCGGATGCGGATACAGATGGCGATAGTCGTGGACGACAAGAAACAGACGATCGGCCTCATAACCCTGGAAGACCTTATAGAGGAGATAGTGGGGGAGATAGACGAGTCACTGGAATGAAAGGCGCCCGCTTTGTGGCGGGTCATCTTTATCCCGCACCCTACAAAAGGTGCGGGGTTGACAGCGATTTAGAGGTGTGGTAGACTAGAGTCATTCCAAAACCTTACAGGAGGTGCTAGATGGAAGGTTATTGCGTTAAATGCAAGAAGAAGCAGGAAATGAAAGACACAATGAAGCAGAAGATGAAGAATGGCCGCGAAGCGATGAAGGGTAAATGCCCGGTTTGCGGCACGGGAATGTACAGGATACTTGGAAAGTAAGACAGAGCCCAGATCAAAAGCTGTACTGATAGCTGAGACCGCAAAAGAGAAGAAGGCTGAAGACATAGTATTGTTGGACGTGAGCAGGGTGTCCGCGTTCTGCGATTATTTTATCGTTATGACCGCGAACAACACCCGCCAGGTCAAGGCTATATCGGATGAGATAGAAGATAAGCTGGAGGAGGAGGGTTACCGCCTCTGGCACAGGGAGGGCGACAGGGAATCGAGCTGGTTGCTGCTCGATTTCGGGAATTGCGTCGTCCATATCTTCGATCCGGAAGCCAGAAGGTTCTATGGCCTCGAAAGCTTATGGGGTGACGTACCCCGCGAGAATCTCGGCTAGTATTGGATATCCTTAAATGCCACCCGCATCCCTGCGGGTGGCATTATATTTAGGAGAGGTATGATAGAGACCCGGATACTTGAATTTCTCGATAAGAATTTAGGCGCGGCAGAGAAGATCAAAGGCCTTTACGCCCGGGACCTGCTCTGCCTCGAGAACCCCAAGGACCCGGCGCACGGGGATATCTCGACGAATATCGCCTTCAGGCTAGCCAAGCCGCTTAAGGTGAATCCGGCCGACTTGGCTAAAGAGATCGCCAAGGCGCTCACCGGCGCCCTCGCGTCCTCGCCGCTCAAAGGCGAGGTCGACGCCATAGAGCCGCTTAACGGTTTTATAAACATAAGGCTTTCGGCCCAGGCGCTGCGCCAGATACTAAAGGATATAAAGTCCGGGAAAGAAAAATTCGGTTGTAACGATTCCGGGAAGGGGAAGAAGATACAGGTAGAGTTCGTCAGCGCGAACCCGACAGGCTCGCTTAGCGTCGCGCACGCGCGCCAGGCCGCATTCGGCGATTCGCTGGCGAATATAATCAGGGCCAACGGCCATGAAGTTACCCGCGAATATTATATAAACGACGAAGGCGTCCAGATAACGATACTCGGCCAGTCGATATACGCCAGGTACAGGCAGGAGATAGGCGACCAATATGAATTACCGGAGAACGGCTATAAGGGCGAGTATATAAAGGAGATGGCCGAAGAGTTCCGCAAGGAACACGGCGATAAATATAAAGCAGGGACGCCGGAGGACTTAAAGGTATTTTCAGAGTGGGGTTGCGATTATCTCCTGAAGGAGATCAAGCAGGAGCTCCTGGATTTCGGCGTGCTCTTCGACGTCTGGTTCAGCCAGAAGGCGCTCGGCGCGTCCGGTAAGATAGAGAAGACGCTCAGTCTTCTCAGGGAGAAAGGGTTATTATACGAGGCGGAAGGCGCGCTCTGGTTCAAGTCCACGCAATTCGGCGATGACAAGGACAGGGTTGTCAAGAAGAGCGACGGCACATACACATATGTCACGCCGGACATCGCCTATCACAAGGATAAATTCGAGCGCGGGTTCTCGCGGGTCATCGACATTCTGGGGCCGGACCATCACGGATATATAAACAGGATAAAAGCCGCGGTCCAGGCGCTCGGCTACCCGGCCTGCGCGGTATCTATAATAATAATACAGCTGGCGACATTATATAAGAACGGGCAGCCGGTGAAGATGTCCACACGGGCCGGCGAGTATATAACTTTACGGGAGGTCCTCGATGAAGTAGGGAAAGACGCGGCGCGGTTCTTTTTCCTGATGAGAAAAGCGAACGCCCACCTCGATTTTGACCTCGAACTCGCGAAGAAGCAGACGCCCGAGAACCCGGTCTATTATGTCCAGTACGCGCACGCGAGGATATGCAGCATACTCGCCTTGTCGAAATTACCGGACGGGGATATTGCGGGCGCGGACCTCAAGCTGCTCGGCGCGCCGGAGGAGTTGAATTTATTCAAAGAGTTGAGGCAGTTCCCGCAATCGGTGAAACTTGCCGCGCAGGAGCTCGACCCTTACAGGATAATAACATATCTGCAGGAATTGGCGGCTTGCTTCCATAAATTCTACGAGGCGAACAAGGTCATCTCGGACGACGCGGAGCTCAGCCGCGCGAGGATCTATCTCGTTTCATGCGTCAAGCAGGCCCTCGCCAACGGCCTGACCCTGCTCGGAGTCTCCTGTCCCGCGAAAATGTAAACCCGATTCGGTGACAGTATACTTATCTCCCGATAATTAAGTATACTGTCACCATAATTATCTAAAGCTATGTTCGAATCGCTAAAGCTATATAAGAATGAGGAATTGAGCCTCAATAAGGTGCACGGGCAGCTGGTCGAGCTGGGTTATGCGCGCCGGCCGAAGGTAGCCGAACAGGGGGAGTTTGCCCAGCGCGGCGGCATCCTCGACATCTTCCCTGTGACTTTCGACGAGCCGGTGCGCCTCGAGTTCGACGCGGACAGGCTCGCGCATATCAAATCATTTGATATCGCAACCGGCACTTCTTTCCTCGACCACCAGATGGCGATCATCCTTCCGGCCAAGGGCATTGTGCCGCGAAAACTAAAGACTCGCCGCATCCCGGGCGTCGAGATCTCCGAAGACCTGCCGATAAGCAACTTCGTCGACATATCCCCGGGCGATCACGTCGTCCACGTGAAACACGGCATAGGCCGGTATAAAGGGATAGAGCGCGTAAAAGAGCCCAAAGGCGTCATCGATTATATCGTCATAGAATACGCCGAAGGCGCGAAACTTTTCGTCCCGATGCCGGAGATGAACCTAGTCCAGAAATATATAGGGTTCGAGGGCAGGCCTCCGAAACTATACAAACTCGGGACCAGGGCATGGGCGCTGGCCAAGGCCCGCGCGCAAAAAAGCATCTATTCGCTCGCGTTGGAATACATCGAGATCCAGGCGAAGCGCGAGGCGTTGAAGGGTTTCGCCTTTTCGAAAGATACGGACTGGCAAGCGGAGCTCGAGAGGTCGTTCCGGTTCAAGGACACGCCGGCGCAGGCCAGGGCCGCGCAGGAGATAAAACGCGACATGGAAAGCCCGAAGCCGATGGACAGGCTCGTCTGCGGCGACGTGGGATACGGAAAGACCGAAGTCGCCCTGCGCGCCGCGTTCAAGGCCGTCACGGACAATAAGCAGGTCGCGATGCTCGTGCCCACGACCATCCTTGCCGAACAGCATTACGCGACATTCAAGGAGAGGATGGAGAAATACCCGGTGAATATCGAGATGCTCTCGCGTTTCAGGAGCGGGACAGAACAAGGCGCGATAATCGCCGGCGTAAAAGACGGATCGGTCGATATCATAATAGGGACGCACCGGCTCCTCTCGCACGATGTCGCGTTCAGGGAGCTCGGCCTGGTAATAATCGACGAGGAACAGAGGTTCGGCGTAAAACACAAGGAGCGGTTGAAGAGGATGAGGCTCCTGGTCGATGTTCTGACGCTTACGGCCACGCCGATCCCGCGCACCCTCTACATGTCGCTGATGGGAATAAAAGATATGTCGGTGATCGACACCCCGCCCGAGAACAGGATACCGGTCGCGACGAAAGTCGCGGAGTTCGACGAGCGGATAATAAAAGAAGGGATAAAGCGCGAGCTCAAACGCGGCGGCCAGGTCTTTTTCGTGAATAACAGGATACAGGGGTTGAATAAACTGGCGGAGCGGTTGAGGGAGATCGTCCCGGGGGCCAGGGTGGAGGAGGCGCACGGGCAGATGCCGGCGCACGAACTGGAGAATATAATGGTCGGGTTCATAAAAGGCAGGATAGATGTGCTAGTTTCCACCGCTATAGTCCAATCCGGCATAGATATCCCCAACGCGAACACGATATTCGTTAACCGCGCCGATATGTTCGGACTCGCCGACCTCTACCAGTTGAGGGGCCGGGTGGGCAGGTATATAGTCCAGGCCCATTCATATTTTCTTTATCCCAAGGGGTGGCAATTGCCCAAGGACGCCGAGGCGAGGCTTAAAGCGATCGAGGAGCATACCGAGCTCGGTTCCGGCTTCAAGATAGCGATGGAGGACCTTGAACTGCGCGGCGCCGGAAACCTTTTGGGTACGGAACAGCACGGGTTTATCCAGGCGATAGGTTTTGACCTTTACTGCAGGCTGCTGAGGAGCACGATAGCCGGTCTCCGAAAGGGCTTGCCTATCCGGAGCCGGTTATGATATATTATTCCAAATACTTACCAGAGAGAAGATAATGACGGAAAGGCCTATGATAAAAATCCATATTGCAGCGCTGCTCTTAGCCGCGGTTTTTGTGTTCCCCGGATGCGGTAATGCGAAATCGAAGCCCCTCGCGACCGTTGACGGCAAGGCCATTACGGTCGGGGATTTCGAGAAGAGGCTTTCCAAGATGCCGGCTTACTATAAGACGCTCGCGGGCGAGCGTAAAAAGGATTTCCTCGATGATATGATAAATGAGCAGCTTATCTATAAGGAAGCGCTCAAACGGGGCATCAACAGAGAGCGAGAGGTAAAGGATCTTTTGGACGAGGCGAAGCGTAAGATACTTATAGCTAAACTGATGGAAACGGAAGTCAAGAAGTCCGCGGTCTCCGAAGACAAGATAAAGGAGTTCTACGAGTTGCACAAGGACGATTTTGTCACGCCGCTTAAGCTGCGGGCGAGCCATATAATGGTCGATACAGAAGACGAGGCCAACGAAGTCCTCCGGAAGCTGAAAGACGGCGGCGATTTCGCGCAGTTGGCTAAGCAATATTCGAAGGACCCCTCGAAAGGGAGGGGCGGCGACCTGGGCTATTTCATAAAAGGGCAGCTGATGCCCGAGATAGAAGAGGTCTGCTTCAAGCTCGAGGTCGGCCAGACGAGCGATATAATCAAGACGAAATTCGGCTACCACATAATAAAACTGACCGACAGGATCGAGCCGAGGGCGGTGGAACTCTCCGAGGTCAGGGACGCCATAGAAAAAGAGTTGAAGGATAGGGCCCAACAGCGGACGCTCGATGATCTTGTCAAGAACCTGAGGTCGAAAGCGCACGTCAAGATAAACGAAAAGCTGTTGGAAGCGGGGCCGGATAAATGAGGACAGGGATAAGCATGTTATTGTTGGTCCTTGCATTGGGGCTGCATCCCCAGGCCCTTTGCCAGACGACCGGCGCCGTTAACAAGATACTTGCGGTCGTGAACGACGAAGTCGTAACCGAGACAGACCTTGATGCGGCCCTCGGTTCGAGTATCGAGGAGTTAAAGAAGGAATTTTCGGGAGACGAGCTTAAGGCGAAGACGGAAGAGGTGCGCAAGGAACTCCTGAAGCAGATGATAGAGGACAGGCTGATACTCCAGGAAGCGAAAAAATATAAGATTAACGTTGATGATTTCGAAGTGGAGCAAAGGCTGAAAGACGTAAAATCGCGTTTCCCCTCGGAAGACGCCTTTTATTCCGAGGTCGAGAGGTCCGGTGTCTCGACCGACATCCTGAAAAAGCGCTATAAGGAAAATATAATGATGTCCAAGCTCGTGAACCAGCAGGTAAGGGAGAAGATAGTCGTTACTCCCACCGAGATAGAGAGTTATTACAAAAAACATTCGGCAGAACTGAAGGCGCCGGAATCGGTCCATCTCTTCGGTATCGTCATCCGTTTCGATGCGGGAAGCACCGAGGACGACATCAAGCAGAAAGCGGAAGATGTGGTAAAACTCGCCAGGGAAGGCCGCGATTTCAACGAACTGGCCAAGGTTTACTCGCAGGGCGCAAAGGCGCAGGAGGGCGGGGACTTCGGAATTGTCGAGAGAGGGCAAATGCGCGGGGATTTCGAGAATGTCATATTCGTTTTAAAACCGGGTGAGATCAGCGACCCGGTAAAGACCGATGCAGGATATTTTATCTTCAAGGTATACGAGAAAAAAGAGAGTTACGTGCGGCCGCTCCAGGAAGCGCGCAGCGATATAGAGGATATAATATACAGGGATAAGGCCCAAAAGCGGTATCAGGACTGGATAGAGAAACTGAAACGCGATGCTTTTATACAGGTCAAGTAATACCCGCAGGCAGCCGCGTCCGCGGGTCGCCGTAACCATCGGCGACCCTTTTGGCGTAGGGCCCGAGATAGTATTAAAGATGTTGGCAAGCCGCAAATTACGCAGGCTTGCCGATTTTATTATTGTCGGCGACAGTTCGGTCATTAACGCCGCGTTAAGGCTCCCCGGAGTCCCGGCAGAGCTCCCTCGGGGAGTCTCGGTGTCAGACCCGCATATAATCGCTCCCAGCAAGGTGAAATTCGGCCGCCAGTCCAGGCTTTCCGGCGAGGCCTCGCTGGCCTATCTCGATCTCGCCCTCAAGC
The nucleotide sequence above comes from Candidatus Omnitrophota bacterium. Encoded proteins:
- the rsfS gene encoding ribosome silencing factor, yielding MESKTEPRSKAVLIAETAKEKKAEDIVLLDVSRVSAFCDYFIVMTANNTRQVKAISDEIEDKLEEEGYRLWHREGDRESSWLLLDFGNCVVHIFDPEARRFYGLESLWGDVPRENLG
- a CDS encoding peptidylprolyl isomerase; translation: MIKIHIAALLLAAVFVFPGCGNAKSKPLATVDGKAITVGDFEKRLSKMPAYYKTLAGERKKDFLDDMINEQLIYKEALKRGINREREVKDLLDEAKRKILIAKLMETEVKKSAVSEDKIKEFYELHKDDFVTPLKLRASHIMVDTEDEANEVLRKLKDGGDFAQLAKQYSKDPSKGRGGDLGYFIKGQLMPEIEEVCFKLEVGQTSDIIKTKFGYHIIKLTDRIEPRAVELSEVRDAIEKELKDRAQQRTLDDLVKNLRSKAHVKINEKLLEAGPDK
- a CDS encoding hemolysin family protein, whose protein sequence is MVMINELKVFWPLLIAIGVLLVLSAFFSMSETALISLNKIRLRHLMSKGNKKAKLVYSLISNPDRFITGILVGNNIVNTAISVLIAFVLIRIFGEDVGMVLATVIGATLLVVFGEIIPKVFAVQHSEKTSLGLAVPLKFVLAVLAPVARIFYGLGNGIIKAFGGEPKRAPLITEEEIRLMIELGKEEGVLGDEERKMLHRIFEFGDTLVSEVMIPKEKIIGIDVDASAEELLDLLVEEGHARVPVYKGSIDRIEGILYARDLLYIWQNKGLVIIPDLLHQPYFIPKNKRVSDLLKDFQRMRIQMAIVVDDKKQTIGLITLEDLIEEIVGEIDESLE
- the mfd gene encoding transcription-repair coupling factor — translated: MFESLKLYKNEELSLNKVHGQLVELGYARRPKVAEQGEFAQRGGILDIFPVTFDEPVRLEFDADRLAHIKSFDIATGTSFLDHQMAIILPAKGIVPRKLKTRRIPGVEISEDLPISNFVDISPGDHVVHVKHGIGRYKGIERVKEPKGVIDYIVIEYAEGAKLFVPMPEMNLVQKYIGFEGRPPKLYKLGTRAWALAKARAQKSIYSLALEYIEIQAKREALKGFAFSKDTDWQAELERSFRFKDTPAQARAAQEIKRDMESPKPMDRLVCGDVGYGKTEVALRAAFKAVTDNKQVAMLVPTTILAEQHYATFKERMEKYPVNIEMLSRFRSGTEQGAIIAGVKDGSVDIIIGTHRLLSHDVAFRELGLVIIDEEQRFGVKHKERLKRMRLLVDVLTLTATPIPRTLYMSLMGIKDMSVIDTPPENRIPVATKVAEFDERIIKEGIKRELKRGGQVFFVNNRIQGLNKLAERLREIVPGARVEEAHGQMPAHELENIMVGFIKGRIDVLVSTAIVQSGIDIPNANTIFVNRADMFGLADLYQLRGRVGRYIVQAHSYFLYPKGWQLPKDAEARLKAIEEHTELGSGFKIAMEDLELRGAGNLLGTEQHGFIQAIGFDLYCRLLRSTIAGLRKGLPIRSRL
- a CDS encoding DUF5679 domain-containing protein — protein: MEGYCVKCKKKQEMKDTMKQKMKNGREAMKGKCPVCGTGMYRILGK
- the argS gene encoding arginine--tRNA ligase, coding for MIETRILEFLDKNLGAAEKIKGLYARDLLCLENPKDPAHGDISTNIAFRLAKPLKVNPADLAKEIAKALTGALASSPLKGEVDAIEPLNGFINIRLSAQALRQILKDIKSGKEKFGCNDSGKGKKIQVEFVSANPTGSLSVAHARQAAFGDSLANIIRANGHEVTREYYINDEGVQITILGQSIYARYRQEIGDQYELPENGYKGEYIKEMAEEFRKEHGDKYKAGTPEDLKVFSEWGCDYLLKEIKQELLDFGVLFDVWFSQKALGASGKIEKTLSLLREKGLLYEAEGALWFKSTQFGDDKDRVVKKSDGTYTYVTPDIAYHKDKFERGFSRVIDILGPDHHGYINRIKAAVQALGYPACAVSIIIIQLATLYKNGQPVKMSTRAGEYITLREVLDEVGKDAARFFFLMRKANAHLDFDLELAKKQTPENPVYYVQYAHARICSILALSKLPDGDIAGADLKLLGAPEELNLFKELRQFPQSVKLAAQELDPYRIITYLQELAACFHKFYEANKVISDDAELSRARIYLVSCVKQALANGLTLLGVSCPAKM